A genomic segment from Montipora foliosa isolate CH-2021 chromosome 9, ASM3666993v2, whole genome shotgun sequence encodes:
- the LOC137969969 gene encoding anoctamin-4-like isoform X2, translating into MEEVLLLESRNHGTSNQQDCGGLVLLNKNIDFVLAYFEAEQGKENDEEEKEKVEMREKFEENLVKQGLFLERVNSTGKEDNLVFVLIHTPWDVLAKCAEEMMIRAPVRNIDTSPLHMGNNKWLQKAKDALNIFQLQDKSAMKSSDHKVTAFFSRAKADCFLIDDKETFFSAIDRSRMTHRLLMSTTYSSKEVDEFGISRLLYKGVYTDAYPLHEHLPEAAGSDEDLPKNDRQRLQDNWASFWQWYKYQPLNMIKNYFGTRIAFYFAWLGLYNFMLVVAALVGAWCFIAGLFSVSTYIPVKEICDKNNSELFYMCPLCDKECSYWTLTQSCDYARITHLFDHEGTVFFAIFMSFWATIFLEMWRRQQISLAYEWDMLHFEEEFEPPRPAFVAKATRRRKNPVTGKDEPFIPFAHRAGKFTCAFVVVSLMVLLVIATLVGVIVYRTAVVAALSANPDEDIKQGARVITSLTASILNLVAITVLGLVYEKIAIALTEWEMPRTRTDYQNILTLKLFSFQSVNMYSSLFYIAFFKSSLIIGYPGNYNRINGGRMEGCDPSGCFIELCIQLGVIMVGKQLINSISKFAIPSLKRWWYKRSNDVTDKTGRPRKWETDYLLNVEPDLRMFYEYHDMVIQFGFVTMFVAAFPLAPFFALINNVVELRIDAINFLVNFRRPVAERAEGIGVWFFILRTMSWVAVCVNSFVIAFTSEFIPREVYKYAYSPDGSLTGYVNNSLSYFNVEDLKEISLPRDPFLNMPYNKSFCRYKEYFEPSKPYDFNRQYFFVLAVRFIFVLLFQYFVYFTVGFLYWLIPDLPYKLEVKIKRENYIARECLSPSEADSSRDLDARESHHGGSSNSVYLSCENVYKNRTSSLAGSRLSVNPV; encoded by the exons ATGGAAGAAGTATTGCTACTTGAAAGCAGAAATCATGGAACTTCAAACCAGCAAGACTGCGGTGGATTAGTGCTGCTTAATAAG AACATCGACTTTGTGCTAGCATATTTTGAAGCTGAACAGGGCAAGGAAAATgacgaagaagaaaaagagaaagtaGAAATGAGAGAAAAATTCGAAGAGAATCTTGTGAAACAAGGACTGTTTCTGGAACGTGTGAACTCGACAGGCAAAGAG GACAATCTCGTCTTCGTGCTTATTCATACCCCTTGGGATGTCCTTGCTAAATGCGCAGAGGAAATGATGATTCGGGCCCCTGTCCGCAATATTGACACCTCTCCTTTGCACATGGGCAATAACAAGTGGCTTCAAAAAGCTAAGGATGCACTTAACATATTTCAACTCCAGGACAAATCTGCCATGAAATCAAGCGATCACAAAGTCACAGCTTTTTTCAGCAGAGCGAAGGCCGATTGCTTTCTCATCGATGataaagaaacgtttttctcTGCCATTGACCGAAGTCGTATGACCCATCGCTTACTAATGTCAACAACGTACTCGTCAAAGGAAGTTGACGAGTTCGGAATCTCCCGTCTCCTATACAAGGGTGTCTATACTGATGCATATCCCTTGCACGAACATCTTCCGGAGGCAGCCGGATCCGACGAAGATCTCCCAAAAAATGACAGACAACGTCTCCAGGACAACTGGGCGTCTTTTTGGCAGTGGTACAAATATCAGCCCTTAAATATGATTAAGAATTACTTTGGCACTAGAATTGCTTTTTACTTCGCTTGGTTGGGACTGTACAACTTTATGCTTGTGGTTGCTGCTTTGGTTGGTGCCTGGTGTTTCATAGCTGGTTTATTTAGCGTATCAACCTATATACCTGTAAAAGAAATATGCGATAAGAATAACTCGGAGCTGTTTTACATGTGTCCGCTGTGCGATAAGGAATGCAGCTACTGGACGTTAACACAGAGTTGCGATTACGCGAGAATCACCCATCTGTTTGATCACGAAGGAACCGtcttttttgctatttttatgTCGTTTTGGGCGACTATATTTTTAGAAATGTGGCGCAGACAACAAATAAGCTTAGCTTACGAATGGGATATGCTCCACTTTGAAGAAGAGTTTGAACCCCCGAGGCCAGCCTTTGTCGCCAAAGCAACGAGAAGGCGAAAAAATCCTGTGACTGGAAAAGACGAACCCTTCATTCCCTTTGCACATCGGGCTGGAAAGTTTACCTGCGCCTTTGTTGTAGTTTCTTTGATGGTTCTGTTGGTAATTGCCACGCTTGTAGGTGTGATCGTTTACCGCACGGCGGTGGTCGCAGCATTGTCTGCAAACCCGGATGAGGATATCAAACAAGGGGCTCGTGTGATAACTTCCCTGACAGCTTCGATTTTAAATCTTGTCGCCATTACAGTATTGGGTTTGGTGTATGAAAAGATCGCCATTGCGCTCACGGAGTGGGAAATGCCAAGAACCAGGACAGATTATCAAAATATCTTGACATTgaagcttttttcctttcagtcgGTGAACATGTATTCGTCCTTGTTTTACATCGCATTTTTCAAGAGCAGTCTGATCATTGGATATCCTGGCAATTACAATCGCATTAATGGTGGCAGAATGGAAGGTTGTGATCCATCAGGATGTTTTATTGAGCTTTGTATCCAGTTAGGTGTGATTATGGTGGGAAAACAACTCATTAATTCTATCTCCAAGTTTGCAATACC ATCTCTGAAGCGTTGGTGGTATAAGAGGTCAAATGATGTCACAGACAAAACCGGACGTCCCCGAAAATGGGAGACAGATTACCTTTTGAACGTTGAGCCCGATCTGAGAATGTTTTACGAGTATCATGACATGG TTATCCAGTTTGGTTTTGTTACAATGTTCGTAGCAGCTTTTCCGCTGGCCCCATTTTTTGCACTCATCAACAACGTAGTGGAACTTCGTATAGATGCAATCAACTTCTTGGTAAACTTCCGCAGGCCAGTCGCCGAGCGGGCGGAAGGAATTGGGGTGTGGTTTTTTATTCTTCGAACGATGAGTTGGGTGGCTGTGTGCGTTAACTCCTTCGTCATCGCTTTTACATCTGAGTTCATtccaag AGAAGTCTACAAATACGCTTATAGTCCAGATGGTTCTCTGACTGGTTATGTCAATAACAGTTTGTCATACTTCAACGTTGAAGATCTTAAAGAAATATCGCTGCCAAGGGACCCCTTCTTGAATATGCCGTACAACAAGTCCTTTTGTAG ATACAAGGAGTACTTTGAGCCCTCCAAGCCTTATGATTTCAATCGCCAGTATTTCTTTGTCCTGGCGGTGAGATTCATTTTTGTCCTGTTGTTCCAATACTTTGTGTACTTTACGGTGGGCTTCTTGTACTGGCTGATTCCAGACCTTCCCTACAAGCTCGAAGTGAAGATTAAGCGGGAAAATTACATCGCCAGGGAATGCCTGTCTCCAAGCGAGGCTGACTCGTCGCGTGATCTGGACGCGCGCGAATCACATCATGGAGGCTCTTCCAATTCTGTTTATTTGTCGTGTGAAAACGTCTACAAGAACAGGACCTCAAGTCTTGCTGGAAGCAGATTAAGTGTAAACCCAGTATGA
- the LOC137971383 gene encoding anoctamin-5-like: MAHPTSGSDLRSRVPATNGDGLRRPESFADKSPLLDEEALMSKHQMMEEKTLEIELEHAEEERREKERLCFRDGERFIDYVIVHETPLDDSELKEEEKEELREKLEKRGRFEKNLKEAGLEIEYEDEVTTKDDEMKTHFLKVHAPWDTLCKTAEEMMMQMPIKESDIHIANWYEKHIGKDIRDMITRNNPFEIHDSSISNKPNYFMGYFMKEHLDMYVGHEHKETFFSRTERSRIVEHICSKVRFGEERYDVGIKKLLHEQCYVAAYPLHPGPEDSPEDEQPTNSRQKLRREWARFGRWFKFQPYNAIMDYFGTEIGFYFSWLGFYTVMLIPPAIFGIIVFLYGISNANNFKPVEDVCNESNERLFYMCPLCDAQCPYWSLTSSCYYAVVAHALDNDLTVAFAIFMSVWATLFLEFWKRRQVVLSYHWHMMHFEDLEEQFRPEFIATAPTWRKDKVTGKVVPHVPKKTRYQKFAGVGSVVSFMIFLVLAAVVGVVAYRASVFGALVSSGSFNARKNAKFITSITAALLNLVCINLLKFIYERLAVWLTNWENPPTETDYKDSFTYKMFLFQFVNTYSSIFYIAFFKLNYVVGTPGNYQRLAGGRLDGCGVGGCLLDLFIQLVIIMVGQQIIGNITEIAIPGLMKWWKLRQARKEIQDIPQWEEDYKLSALPEHHMFWEYLEVGKISKFPTRAHAWEQVTISLLWSLIGAQYVFDIFKPLTKRLSIV, encoded by the exons ATGGCACACCCAACCAGTGGGAGCGACCTACGATCTCGAGTTCCAGCGACCAACGGTGATGGTTTAAGGCGACCTGAAAGTTTTGCTGATAAGTCACCGCTGTTAGACGAGGAAGCCCTGATGTCCAAGCATCAAATGATGGAAGAAAAGACGCTGGAGATAGAGTTAGAGCACGCTGAAGAGGAGAGGAGAGAAAAGGAGCGGTTGTGTTTTCGCGACGGAGAGAGATTCATCGACTATGTGATTGTGCATGAAACGCCACTTGACGATTCCGAGCtgaaggaagaagaaaaagaagaattgcgTGAAAAACTGGAGAAGCGAGGGAGATTTGAGAAAAACTTGAAAGAGGCTGGACTAGAGATAGAATACGAAGACGAAGTCACAACAAAG GATGACGAGATGAAGACCCATTTTCTCAAAGTCCATGCCCCGTGGGACACTTTGTGCAAAACTGCAGAGGAAATGATGATGCAAATGCCGATAAAG GAAAGCGACATCCACATAGCAAACTGGTACGAAAAGCACATTGGCAAAGACATCCGAGATATGATCACGCGCAACAACCCTTTCGAGATTCACGATTCGTCTATCAGTAATAAACCCAACTATTTTATGGGTTACTTCATGAAGGAACATTTAGATATGTACGTCGGACACGAACACAAAGAAACCTTCTTCAGTCGAACCGAAAGAAGCCGAATCGTCGAACACATCTGCAGTAAAGTTCGGTTTGGGGAGGAGCGATATGATGTCGGGATAAAGAAGCTCCTTCACGAGCAGTGTTATGTGGCTGCCTACCCTCTTCATCCCGGTCCCGAGGATAGCCCCGAGGATGAACAACCCACCAACAGCCGGCAAAAACTGAGACGTGAATGGGCGCGCTTTGGTCGTTGGTTCAAATTCCAGCCGTACAATGCCATTATGGATTACTTCGGGACGGAGATCGGCTTTTACTTCTCGTGGCTTGGTTTCTACACAGTAATGCTGATTCCTCCCGCCATTTTCGGTATCATCGTGTTTCTGTATGGTATCAGTAACGCGAATAATTTTAAGCCTGTCGAAGACGTCTGCAATGAGTCCAATGAGCGGTTATTTTACATGTGTCCACTATGCGATGCCCAGTGTCCGTACTGGTCTCTTACTTCCTCGTGTTACTATGCCGTAGTTGCTCATGcacttgataatgacttgaccgTGGCGTTCGCCATTTTCATGTCAGTCTGGGCAACATTGTTTCTGGAGTTTTGGAAAAGAAGGCAAGTTGTGCTCTCTTATCATTGGCACATGATGCATTTTGAAGACTTAGAAGAGCAGTTTCGTCCGGAATTTATCGCCACGGCTCCAACCTGGCGTAAAGACAAAGTTACCGGAAAGGTGGTTCCCCATGTGCCGAAGAAAACACGATATCAGAAGTTTGCAGGAGTGGGAAGTGTTGTTTCATTTATGATTTTCCTTGTGTTAGCAGCAGTAGTAGGGGTGGTTGCCTATCGAGCTTCAGTTTTCGGTGCCTTGGTATCCAGTGGCAGCTTCAATGCACGCAAGAATGCTAAGTTTATCACCAGTATAACAGCTGCTTTGTTGAACTTG GTTTGTATTAATCTCCTAAAGTTCATTTACGAGAGACTAGCTGTATGGCTAACCAACTGGGAAAACCCTCCAACCGAAACAGACTACAAAGACAGCTTCACCTACAAGATGTTTTTATTCCAGTTTGTCAACACCTACTCATCAATCTTTTACATTGCCTTCTTCAAACTGAACTATGTGGTTGGTACCCCTGGAAATTATCAGCGATTGGCCGGCGGGCGACTTGACGGGTGTGGTGTTGGAGGTTGTCTTCTTGACTTGTTTATACAGCTAGTGATTATTATGGTTGGCCAACAGATTATTGGAAACATCACCGAAATTGCTATCCC TGGCCTGATGAAATGGTGGAAGCTGCGACAAGCACGAAAGGAAATCCAGGATATACCTCAGTGGGAAGAAGACTACAAATTAAGTGCCCTACCCGAACATCATATGTTTTGGGAATATCTGGAAGTTGGTAAGATTTCAAAGTTTCCCACGCGTGCACACGCTTGGGAGCAAGTCACAATTAGTTTGCTTTGGTCTCTGATTGGCGCACAATAtgtttttgacatttttaaaCCATTAACCAAGAGATTAAGTATCGTGTAA
- the LOC137969525 gene encoding pentatricopeptide repeat-containing protein 1, mitochondrial-like, producing the protein MAVAMRIPYLRIERLYQFLSHCNKSSTYLSQGSSIRRSIYTRKRNFHLKASPVLNRKWDTMRTIDHDFPRFRELSRQEIEKTTRSTNTIINHHEDESESDSDSDDQESRDHKFDKLKQRTARRTSVAKSTLSQKSGLKKALRPSKYLFRDRGGWNEENQFEGRDIPEDVKSKTSWYARQLIRLTNEGKIDESLELFSRMKEEKVPLTVEIFNIIISAYAKNGKMRKAFKLYNDLKKRAMQATPHTYTSLFNVCTKSSSSQHALQNVEKLLAEINTRITRDDLEMNVITYNAAIQAVTVCGDPIRAFEIYKEMKHNNVKPDGHTFSSLLTACSFDKVEGPSIAIKLLDEMRSTKIKPDLYIYNSVLKVIRDFKVFNTAKNLQFYSNPMTNFTNSLAEEVSEKANKGDTIDINYDKLSHDTDSSLGDVNDARMERSEDLKLQNYFPGVEKFLQMMAVEEVYPDVRTFQLLLYLTSSNAEEEYLMELMKGCNISPDVTFYNTLVRKSALKGNLQTAKEHIKNLEETLNVAPSEKSYQVLARGCKGPEDGLALLNEIKSVGVTPAQSVYGTLIAGAAKQRQFTYLIQLVKGMTRDGIRPNDRIMTVLERVYNLPCKKPFIKENSHHRSAKEQRFRHVEQKGFRSFFENWREKTVNRVASSEDYDNDNDLTDDKDFSHL; encoded by the exons ATGGCGGTCGCGATGCGAATACCATACTTACGAATAGAACGTCTGTACCAATTTCTTTCGCATTGTAACAAATCAAGCACTTATCTGTCGCAGGGGTCTTCAATAAGACGCTCAATCTATACCAGGAAACGTAATTTTCATTTGAAAGCGTCTCCTGTGTTGAATAGAAAGTGGGATACCATGCGCACGATCGATCATGACTTTCCGAGATTTCGCGAGTTGAGTCgtcaagaaattgaaaaaacgaCACGATCCACGAACACTATAATCAATCATCACGAAGATGAATCCGAATCTGATTCAGATAGTGATGACCAAGAAAGCAGGGATCATAAATTTGACAAATTGAAACAGCGAACTGCAAGAAGAACATCAGTTGCTAAGTCAACGCTAAGTCAAAAATCTGGACTGAAAAAAGCTTTACGGCCTTCCAAGTATCTTTTTAGAGACCGTGGAGGATGGAATGAAGAAAACCAGTTTGAGGGAAGGGATATtccagaagacgtcaaaagcaAAACCAGTTGGTATGCAAGGCAACTGATACGACTCACGAATGAGGGCAAG ATTGATGAATCCTTGGAGCTCTTTTCTCgcatgaaagaagaaaaagttcCTCTTACTGTTGAGATTTTCAACATCATCATCTCTGCATATGCTAAGAATGGAAAGATGAGGAAAGCGTTTAAATTATACAAtgat CTGAAAAAGAGAGCAATGCAAGCTACACCACACACTTACACCAGTCTGTTCAATGTTTGCACCAAATCTTCATCTTCTCAACATGCATTGCAGAATGTTGAAAAGCTTCTCGCAGAAATCAACACAAGGATTACTAGAGATGATCTAGAAATGAATGTAATCACTTACAATGCTGCCATCCAGGCTGTTACTGTTTGTGGGGATCCAATCAGAGCATTTGAGATCTACAAAGAAATGAAACACAACAATGTCAAGCCAGACGGCCATACTTTTTCATCACTTCTGACTGCCTGCTCTTTTGACAAAGTTGAGGGGCCAAGCATAGCAATCAAACTGTTAGATGAAATGAGGAGCACGAAGATAAAGCCAGATCTTTACATTTATAACTCTGTTTTGAAGGTCATTAGAGATTTTAAGGTTTTCAACACGGCAAAAAATCTGCAATTCTACTCTAATCCCATGACAAATTTTACAAACTCATTGGCTGAGGAAGTAAGTGAAAAAGCCAATAAAGGTGATACAATAGATATCAACTATGACAAATTATCCCACGATACTGACAGTTCATTAGGTGATGTAAATGATGCcaggatggaaagaagtgaagatcttaaattacaaaattattttcctGGAGTAGAAAAGTTTCTGCAAATGATGGCAGTGGAGGAAGTTTATCCTGATGTGCGTACTTTTCAGCTGCTACTTTATCTGACTTCGTCAAACGCAGAGGAGGAATACTTGATGGAACTTATGAAAGGTTGTAATATTTCTCCTGATGTTACATTTTATAACACTCTGGTGAGGAAGAGTGCACTCAAAGGAAATTTACAAACAGCCAAG GAACACATTAAGAATCTGGAGGAGACACTGAATGTTGCTCCATCAGAAAAATCTTACCAAGTACTTGCACGTGGTTGCAAAGGCCCAGAGGATGGACTGGCCCTGTTGAATGAGATCAAA TCTGTAGGTGTTACTCCAGCTCAATCAGTTTATGGAACATTGATTGCAGGAGCAGCCAAACAGAGACAGTTTACTTACCTCATCCAGCTTGTCAAA GGAATGACAAGAGATGGCATAAGGCCTAATGACCGAATCATGACAGTTCTTGAACGTGTCTACAACCTGCCCTGCAAGAAACCTTTTATCAAA GAAAACTCGCATCACCGTTCCGCAAAGGAGCAAAGGTTTCGACATGTAGAGCAGAAAGGTTTCCGGTCCTTTTTTGAAAACTGGAGAGAGAAAACTGTCAACAGGGTAGCGTCATCGGAAGACTATGATAACGACAACGACCTCACGGATGATAAAGATTTCAGCCATCTCTAA
- the LOC137969969 gene encoding anoctamin-7-like isoform X1 — MAKARVFCVVGRDKVFKTDLEVEDSPAPGTSKPQSSWDEAQHVVRWSRTSQKRDSYVAAINSSQLTLEKLTDGEKPLTMEEVLLLESRNHGTSNQQDCGGLVLLNKNIDFVLAYFEAEQGKENDEEEKEKVEMREKFEENLVKQGLFLERVNSTGKEDNLVFVLIHTPWDVLAKCAEEMMIRAPVRNIDTSPLHMGNNKWLQKAKDALNIFQLQDKSAMKSSDHKVTAFFSRAKADCFLIDDKETFFSAIDRSRMTHRLLMSTTYSSKEVDEFGISRLLYKGVYTDAYPLHEHLPEAAGSDEDLPKNDRQRLQDNWASFWQWYKYQPLNMIKNYFGTRIAFYFAWLGLYNFMLVVAALVGAWCFIAGLFSVSTYIPVKEICDKNNSELFYMCPLCDKECSYWTLTQSCDYARITHLFDHEGTVFFAIFMSFWATIFLEMWRRQQISLAYEWDMLHFEEEFEPPRPAFVAKATRRRKNPVTGKDEPFIPFAHRAGKFTCAFVVVSLMVLLVIATLVGVIVYRTAVVAALSANPDEDIKQGARVITSLTASILNLVAITVLGLVYEKIAIALTEWEMPRTRTDYQNILTLKLFSFQSVNMYSSLFYIAFFKSSLIIGYPGNYNRINGGRMEGCDPSGCFIELCIQLGVIMVGKQLINSISKFAIPSLKRWWYKRSNDVTDKTGRPRKWETDYLLNVEPDLRMFYEYHDMVIQFGFVTMFVAAFPLAPFFALINNVVELRIDAINFLVNFRRPVAERAEGIGVWFFILRTMSWVAVCVNSFVIAFTSEFIPREVYKYAYSPDGSLTGYVNNSLSYFNVEDLKEISLPRDPFLNMPYNKSFCRYKEYFEPSKPYDFNRQYFFVLAVRFIFVLLFQYFVYFTVGFLYWLIPDLPYKLEVKIKRENYIARECLSPSEADSSRDLDARESHHGGSSNSVYLSCENVYKNRTSSLAGSRLSVNPV; from the exons ATGGCGAAAGCAAGAGTGTTTTGTGTCGTTGGAAG GGATAAAGTTTTTAAAACCGATCTTGAGGTGGAAGACAGTCCTGCCCCAGGCACCAGCAAACCGCAGAGCTCGTGGGACGAGGCTCAGCATGTTGTTCGGTGGAGTCGCACATCTCAGAAGCGAGATAGTTACGTCGCTGCCATAAACTCGTCACAACTCACTCTTGAAAAGCTGACTGACGGTGAAAAACCTTTGACAATGGAAGAAGTATTGCTACTTGAAAGCAGAAATCATGGAACTTCAAACCAGCAAGACTGCGGTGGATTAGTGCTGCTTAATAAG AACATCGACTTTGTGCTAGCATATTTTGAAGCTGAACAGGGCAAGGAAAATgacgaagaagaaaaagagaaagtaGAAATGAGAGAAAAATTCGAAGAGAATCTTGTGAAACAAGGACTGTTTCTGGAACGTGTGAACTCGACAGGCAAAGAG GACAATCTCGTCTTCGTGCTTATTCATACCCCTTGGGATGTCCTTGCTAAATGCGCAGAGGAAATGATGATTCGGGCCCCTGTCCGCAATATTGACACCTCTCCTTTGCACATGGGCAATAACAAGTGGCTTCAAAAAGCTAAGGATGCACTTAACATATTTCAACTCCAGGACAAATCTGCCATGAAATCAAGCGATCACAAAGTCACAGCTTTTTTCAGCAGAGCGAAGGCCGATTGCTTTCTCATCGATGataaagaaacgtttttctcTGCCATTGACCGAAGTCGTATGACCCATCGCTTACTAATGTCAACAACGTACTCGTCAAAGGAAGTTGACGAGTTCGGAATCTCCCGTCTCCTATACAAGGGTGTCTATACTGATGCATATCCCTTGCACGAACATCTTCCGGAGGCAGCCGGATCCGACGAAGATCTCCCAAAAAATGACAGACAACGTCTCCAGGACAACTGGGCGTCTTTTTGGCAGTGGTACAAATATCAGCCCTTAAATATGATTAAGAATTACTTTGGCACTAGAATTGCTTTTTACTTCGCTTGGTTGGGACTGTACAACTTTATGCTTGTGGTTGCTGCTTTGGTTGGTGCCTGGTGTTTCATAGCTGGTTTATTTAGCGTATCAACCTATATACCTGTAAAAGAAATATGCGATAAGAATAACTCGGAGCTGTTTTACATGTGTCCGCTGTGCGATAAGGAATGCAGCTACTGGACGTTAACACAGAGTTGCGATTACGCGAGAATCACCCATCTGTTTGATCACGAAGGAACCGtcttttttgctatttttatgTCGTTTTGGGCGACTATATTTTTAGAAATGTGGCGCAGACAACAAATAAGCTTAGCTTACGAATGGGATATGCTCCACTTTGAAGAAGAGTTTGAACCCCCGAGGCCAGCCTTTGTCGCCAAAGCAACGAGAAGGCGAAAAAATCCTGTGACTGGAAAAGACGAACCCTTCATTCCCTTTGCACATCGGGCTGGAAAGTTTACCTGCGCCTTTGTTGTAGTTTCTTTGATGGTTCTGTTGGTAATTGCCACGCTTGTAGGTGTGATCGTTTACCGCACGGCGGTGGTCGCAGCATTGTCTGCAAACCCGGATGAGGATATCAAACAAGGGGCTCGTGTGATAACTTCCCTGACAGCTTCGATTTTAAATCTTGTCGCCATTACAGTATTGGGTTTGGTGTATGAAAAGATCGCCATTGCGCTCACGGAGTGGGAAATGCCAAGAACCAGGACAGATTATCAAAATATCTTGACATTgaagcttttttcctttcagtcgGTGAACATGTATTCGTCCTTGTTTTACATCGCATTTTTCAAGAGCAGTCTGATCATTGGATATCCTGGCAATTACAATCGCATTAATGGTGGCAGAATGGAAGGTTGTGATCCATCAGGATGTTTTATTGAGCTTTGTATCCAGTTAGGTGTGATTATGGTGGGAAAACAACTCATTAATTCTATCTCCAAGTTTGCAATACC ATCTCTGAAGCGTTGGTGGTATAAGAGGTCAAATGATGTCACAGACAAAACCGGACGTCCCCGAAAATGGGAGACAGATTACCTTTTGAACGTTGAGCCCGATCTGAGAATGTTTTACGAGTATCATGACATGG TTATCCAGTTTGGTTTTGTTACAATGTTCGTAGCAGCTTTTCCGCTGGCCCCATTTTTTGCACTCATCAACAACGTAGTGGAACTTCGTATAGATGCAATCAACTTCTTGGTAAACTTCCGCAGGCCAGTCGCCGAGCGGGCGGAAGGAATTGGGGTGTGGTTTTTTATTCTTCGAACGATGAGTTGGGTGGCTGTGTGCGTTAACTCCTTCGTCATCGCTTTTACATCTGAGTTCATtccaag AGAAGTCTACAAATACGCTTATAGTCCAGATGGTTCTCTGACTGGTTATGTCAATAACAGTTTGTCATACTTCAACGTTGAAGATCTTAAAGAAATATCGCTGCCAAGGGACCCCTTCTTGAATATGCCGTACAACAAGTCCTTTTGTAG ATACAAGGAGTACTTTGAGCCCTCCAAGCCTTATGATTTCAATCGCCAGTATTTCTTTGTCCTGGCGGTGAGATTCATTTTTGTCCTGTTGTTCCAATACTTTGTGTACTTTACGGTGGGCTTCTTGTACTGGCTGATTCCAGACCTTCCCTACAAGCTCGAAGTGAAGATTAAGCGGGAAAATTACATCGCCAGGGAATGCCTGTCTCCAAGCGAGGCTGACTCGTCGCGTGATCTGGACGCGCGCGAATCACATCATGGAGGCTCTTCCAATTCTGTTTATTTGTCGTGTGAAAACGTCTACAAGAACAGGACCTCAAGTCTTGCTGGAAGCAGATTAAGTGTAAACCCAGTATGA